One genomic segment of Linepithema humile isolate Giens D197 chromosome 5, Lhum_UNIL_v1.0, whole genome shotgun sequence includes these proteins:
- the LOC105678092 gene encoding IQ motif and ubiquitin-like domain-containing protein: MAVVAGILGHDPKTKPFLGGWKNTVTGLIYHNACTQTPSGRMTRSRITQTVAVVDAATDVAHDQAVQVQFLPDPRDKIIAPGVSSPFETPAEEVESLSCLDNSKILDSIVKIQKCYRAYRARAAARANALQVANVSQHDEVDVIEHAGHSQALLSTYSRTDFVILNRCPPRTSSDFESLYNLLDRWRILETERASRTLLGPSRVAACGLILSKEVELLRSIDSMRTVLRLKCRERKRCRLLDELSRPVVWQDSQGRPILVDTLRVQRARQHRDVYASLANENLSVLERVDLLRGLKRIASMHTCSQSHELVYLVDQELDLLMCRVDTSRLNWLRNRLKLSFLKLARNALQGDLEENVHRFDWSDASITRLCRTCGRFLPLEKFPRERRLRSSSCVYCMSMRTRRGPCAVYEPYERMLREIRRFEAKMGCYGSLAFVVGAKVVCRLVNEVWHGRSGISECDDLDGLRLTRFRREHEWAPWNSLLLTKTEAAVHHNITDIESFYDSKLLQKFCTKNLQAKIYFQPISEARRNIVTPSSMED; the protein is encoded by the exons ATGGCGGTCGTTGCGGGGATACTGGGGCATGATCCAAAGACAAAGCCGTTTCTCGGCGGATGGAAGAACACCGTTACCGGCTTGATCTATCATAATGCTTGCACGCAGACACCCAGCGGCAGGATGACGAGAAGCAGGATCACGCAAACCGTTGCGGTGGTGGACGCGGCCACCGATGTCGCTCACGACCAGGCGGTGCAAGTGCAGTTTTTGCCGGATCCGCGCGACAAAATTATCGCGCCCGGAGTTTCTTCCCCCTTCGAGACGCCGGCTGAAGAAGTCGAGTCGTTATCTTGTCTAGATAACAGCAAGATTCTCGATAGCATCGTTAAAATACAGAAATGTTACAG GGCTTATCGAGCCAGAGCAGCGGCCAGAGCAAACGCACTTCAAGTGGCTAACGTTTCCCAACATGATGAGGTGGACGTGATCGAGCACGCCGGACATTCTCAGGCGCTGCTGTCCACCTACAGCCGCACGGATTTCGTGATACTGAATCGCTGTCCGCCACGTACGAGCTCGGACTTCGAGTCGCTCTACAATCTCCTCGACCGCTGGCGAATCCTCGAGACCGAGCGAGCGAGTCGCACACTCCTCGGGCCCTCGAGGGTCGCCGCCTGCGGTTTGATTCTGTCGAAGGAGGTCGAATTGCTGCGCTCCATAGACTCCATGAGGACCGTCCTGCGGCTCAAATGTCGCGAAAGAAAGCGATGCCGACTACTGGACGAATTATCCAGACCGGTCGTCTGGCAGGACAGTCAGGGCCGGCCGATCCTCGTCGACACTCTGCGCGTGCAACGGGCTCGCCAGCACAGAGATGTCTACGCTTCGCTGGCTAACGAAAATCTGTCCGTTTTAGAACGGGTCGATTTACTGCGCGGCTTGAAACGTATCGCCAGTATGCACACGTGCAGCCAGTCGCACGAGCTCGTTTATCTGGTCGATCAAGAGCTGGATCTCTTGATGTGCCGCGTGGACACGAGCAGACTCAACTGGCTTAGGAATCGACTGAAGCTAAGCTTCCTTAAGCTGGCGCGCAACGCTCTACAAG GCGATCTCGAAGAGAACGTGCATCGATTCGACTGGTCGGACGCCAGCATCACGCGACTCTGCAGAACCTGCGGCAGGTTCCTGCCTTTGGAGAAATTTCCCCGTGAACGGCGTCTGCGGTCCTCTTCCTGCGTCTACTGCATGTCTATGCGAACTCGAAGAGGTCCTTGTGCGGTATATGAACCTTACGAGAGAATGCTGCGGGAAATTAGACGCTTTGAAGCCAAAATGGGTTGTTACGGCAGTTTAGCCTTCGTGGTCGGGGCCAAGGTCGTCTGCCGTTTGGTAAACGAAGTCTGGCACGGCAGATCTGGCATCTCCGAGTGCGACGACCTCGACGGGCTGCGGCTGACTCGCTTCCGACGCGAGCACGAATGGGCGCCTTGGAATTCCTTACTGCTGACAAAAACCGAGGCCGCGGTTCATCACAACATCACCGACATCGAGAGCTTTTACGACTCGAAACTCCTGCAAAAGTTCTGCACGAAGAATCTCCAggcgaaaatatattttcagccgatttctgAAGCGCGGAGAAACATCGTGACCCCGTCTTCGATGGAGGATTAA
- the LOC105678091 gene encoding IQ motif and ubiquitin-like domain-containing protein has protein sequence MVLLSEAENERCKTENERFFKSFLRHKITRIEYVDAASQTKPSPKRVLLENTCSRAVQCVQTKNEATQPLRYHATQMWRADCYIPNEADKYMTAKPYETYAELRLKLDEYARIIQRNYQAYRMRKHVKECARIYREKLEKCKKDEEEKTVADKMRHKRNILRQTYPRSRADFDMLYSLIERWRSDRLTDIKSRLFKSGQCAENYRILEKTVEMFNCIDKHKQAIKNSYRKQRALRFLTWNCRSIRWKGYKGIPVEMITTKIQKAREFKGLYDALSNYDVSSEERMKLLITLKNSLKVHNCFEAFELESLLDQEIALLNREIKGLSLSCLNERIMHTYLDFVRVYGICGCVCVDEKVKDHILREPLETRTKFCRSCSKLLPYRRFLSHTKMKRLSVCTSCSSLSRRNIAHVDYDLYMFILNCVRAEEERRGSTLALAFTMQEHDIYHLINHIWHGRSVVSKDNDLFHLRLVRYQKDVEWAPWNCILLTKDEADIHYRIEDLATVYSEHLIEKINLAHQIAKNHFKQLIIFEKDFRESCRFSAIQKVERND, from the exons ATGGTTCTTTTATCGGAAGCAGAAAACGAAAGATGTAAAACAGAAAacgaaagattttttaagtCTTTTCTGCGACACAAGATTACGAGAATAGAATATGTTGATGCAGCTTCCCAGACGAAACCGTCGCCAAAGCGAGTGTTATTGGAAAATACATGCAGCAGAGCGGTGCAATGTGTACAAACGAAGAATGAAGCAACGCAACCATTGCGTTATCATGCAACACAAATGTGGCG AGCCGACTGTTACATACCTAACGAGGCGGATAAGTATATGACTGCGAAACCTTATGAGACATACGCGGAATTGCGTCTTAAGTTAGATGAATATGCACGTATAATTCAAAGAAATTACCAGGCATATAGGATGAGGAAACACGTGAAGGAATGCGCACGAATTTATCGCGAAAAGCTcgaaaaatgtaagaaagacgaagaagaaaagaCCGTGGCGGACAA AATGCGACATAAACGGAACATTCTTCGCCAAACATATCCGCGATCGAGAGCGGATTTTGACATGCTCTACAGCTTGATAGAAAGATGGAGATCCGATCGTTTAACGGACATAAAATCGCGATTGTTCAAGAGCGGACAGTGCGCCGAGAATTACAGAATTCTGGAGAAAACGGTGGAGATGTTCAATTGCATCGACAAACATAAACAGGCGATTAAGAATTCATACAGGAAACAGAGAGCTCTCAGATTTCTGACGTGGAACTGCAGGTCGATAAGATGGAAGGGTTACAAAGGCATACCTGTGGAGATGATCACTACGAAAATTCAAAAGGCTCGAGAGTTTAAAGGACTATATGACGCATTGAGCAATTACGACGTCAGTTCGGAAGAACGaatgaaattattgataacgTTAAAAAACTCGCTCAAAGTGCACAATTGTTTCGAGGCTTTTGAATTGGAGTCTCTACTGGATCAAGAGATTGCATTATTGAATCGAGAGATTAAGGGCTTATCGCTCAGTTGTCTAAACGAAAGAATAATGC ACACGTATTTAGATTTTGTGAGAGTGTATGGTATTTGCGGTTGTGTATGCGTCGACGAAAAAGTTAAAGATCATATATTGCGGGAACCGTTAGAGACaaggacaaaattttgtcggAGTTGTTCAAAATTACTTCCCTATCGCAGATTTTTATCGCATACCAAAATGAAGAGACTCTCCGTTTGCACGA GCTGTAGCTCTCTAAGTCGACGCAATATTGCGCACGTGGATTATGATCTCTACATGTTCATATTAAATTGTGTGCGAGCTGAAGAAGAACGTCGCGGTTCCACTCTCGCTTTGGCATTTACGATGCAAGAGCACGATATCTATCATTTGATCAACCACATTTGGCACGGTCGATCGGTAGTCAGTAAAGATAACGATCTTTTTCACCTGAGATTAGTCAGATATCAGAAAGACGTCGAATGGGCGCCTTGGAATTGCATTCTTCTGACGAAGGATGAAGCTGATATACACTATCGCATTGAGGATCTCGCCACAGTGTACTCGGAACATTTGATAGAAAAGATCAATTTAGCGCATCAGATTGCAAAAAATCATTTCAA GCAgttgattatttttgaaaaagatttcCGGGAATCCTGCCGCTTCTCCGCGATTCAAAAAGTGGAACGCAATGATTAA
- the Naa35 gene encoding N-alpha-acetyltransferase 35, NatC auxiliary subunit, producing the protein MATMVEDQNSIDMNEDKDSSFDQVTHNWVDITQEFFEAITELELGELLHDELFGLFEAMSAIEMMDPKMDAGMLCNRGNNKPCTFTQAVDSGTIKLDNFTPAEIIGIIDSTYACIVSWLEGHSLAQTVFTNLYLHQPAQILDKPLKTFCYAVYKIIEIIKDCINKALVFEEEDFQSVTYGYRLQQDITEQKTISMLREVEEELHRKSRIKLVDVESEKEYNDGIALYARIRFTKMFYQVLMLMGRKQQLQQNLSDCQRLLSNCSDMLHIMILTVARGEKADEVSNHPNIMGFDPMVNQRLLPPTFPRYTKIKPRIDALEYLLELINRFKMVTKITNHVGFHAALDFFLEFSRQSPCILSRSMLQIVYLPATNRVFGVHNFADVLRDAARNFIAPPVLMPKSTLLQNHQAKEYVDSFLSHCVSLFGSLLQLSGHNRARQRDKLAHLLEDFATLQDEAERVDGYLHTLSLKSDTPRPHLACFGTWILYHTLRVMVMYLLSGFELELYSVHEYHYIFWYLYEFLYGWLVSAITRADTFLMEQDVHNDTHKGRGGKKSSKNKKKKSTPRPYSLEILMYQALQNICGGYYKALVGFRMDGKIPLPEIQFDSERVRYEHRLLPFSSLLTPPPVHYQEFLDMTNAQMHKRNEKVTSEMQYVAGCRHFHQARNMLERALLLYSSNSLMENEINNLLKVAKTNFVVLKLLADGHKKDSKEPPLFDFSCHRHFPLIKLI; encoded by the exons ATGGCGACCATGGTGGAGGATCAGAATTCGATTGATATGAACGAGGATAAAGATTCGTC ATTCGACCAAGTCACACACAATTGGGTGGACATCACTCAAGAGTTCTTTGAGGCGATCACAG AATTGGAGCTGGGAGAACTGTTACATGATGAACTATTTGGATTATTCGAAGCCATGTCTGCTATTGAGATGATGGATCCAAAAATGGATGCGGGCATGTTGTGCAATCGAGGGAACAACAAACCTTGCACCTTCACCCAAGCAGTCGATTCAGGAACAATCAAACTAGATAACTTTACACCAGCTGAAATTATAGGGATAATAGATTCTACATACGCATGTATAGTGTCTTGGTTAGAAGGTCACAGTCTTGCGCAAACTGTTTTCACGAACTTGTACTTGCATCAACCCGCGCAAATACTGGACAAGCCTTTGAAGACCTTTTGTTATGCAGTGTACAAGATAATAGAGATAATCAAGGACTGTATTAACAAAGCTTTAGTATTTGAGGAAGAAGATTTTCAAAGTGTTACCTATGGCTACAGATTACAGCAAGATATTACTGAACAGAAAACGATATCCATGTTACGAGAAGTGGAAGAAGAATTGCATCGGAAAAGCAGGATAAAACTTGTCGATGTTGAATCTGAGAAAGAG TATAATGATGGAATAGCACTTTATGCGAGAATTCGATTTAccaaaatgttttatcaagTGTTAATGCTAATGGGCCGGAAGCAGCAgttgcaacaaaatttaagTGATTGTCAAAGATTGTTATCAAATTGTTCCGATATGCTTCACATTATGATCTTAACGGTGGCTCGCGGAGAAAAAGCTGATGAAGTTT CTAATCATCCAAATATCATGGGATTTGATCCCATGGTAAATCAAAGATTGTTACCACCAACGTTCCCTCGGTATACCAAAATTAAACCAAGAATAGATGCCTTGGAATATTTACTGGAGCTGATAAACAGGTTCAAAATGGTTACAAAAATCACGAATCATGTCGGATTTCATGCGGCTTTG GattttttcttagaattttCGCGTCAGAGTCCATGCATATTGTCTAGGTCTATGTTGCAAATTGTTTACTTGCCTGCCACTAACCGCGTGTTTGGTGTGCATAATTTCGCCGATGTGCTGAGAGACGCAGCGCGAAATTTTATCGCACCGCCTGTGTTAATGCCAAAGAGCACGTTACTTCAAAATCACCAAGCCAAGGAGTACGTCGATAGCTTTCTGTCACATTGTGTCAGTTTGTTCGGAAGCCTATTGCAACTCAGTGGACATAATAGAGCGAGACAAAGGGACAAGTTGGCACATTTATTGGAAGATTTTGCTACACTACAAGATGAA GCGGAGAGAGTTGATGGATATTTACATACTCTATCGTTGAAAAGTGATACGCCAAGGCCTCATTTGGCCTGTTTCGGTACCTGGATTTTGTACCATACGCTACGTGTGATGGTTATGTATCTATTAAGTGGCTTTGAGCTTGAATTATATTCGGTACATGAATACCATTACATCTTTTGGTATTTGTACGAATTTCTGTACGGTTGGCTCGTATCTGCAATTACGCGGGCTGATACGTTCTTGATGGAGCAGGATGTACACAATGATACGCATAAGGGTAGAGGCGGCAAGAAGAGTtctaaaaataagaagaagAAATCGACGCCGAGACCATACAGTCTGGAAATATTGATGTATCAggcattgcaaaatatatgcGGCGgatattataaa GCTTTAGTCGGTTTTCGCATGGACGGAAAAATTCCTCTTCCAGAGATTCAATTTGATTCTGAGCGAGTAAGATATGAGCACAGATTATTGCCGTTTTCATCCTTGTTGACGCCACCGCCTGTTCATTATCAAGAATTTTTAGATATGACAAATGCCCAAATgcataaaagaaat GAAAAAGTCACTAGTGAAATGCAGTACGTGGCTGGTTGTCGACATTTTCATCAAGCTAGAAATATGTTGGAGCGCGCGTTATTGCTTTATTCATCAAATAGTTTAATGGAAAATGAA atcaataatttgttgaaagtAGCAAAGACGAATTTCGTGGTGCTAAAGTTGTTAGCTGACGGACACAAAAAGGATTCGAAAGAACCACCACTCTTCGATTTTTCTTGTCATCGTCATTTTCCTCtgattaaattaatctaa